A genomic region of Arachis hypogaea cultivar Tifrunner chromosome 5, arahy.Tifrunner.gnm2.J5K5, whole genome shotgun sequence contains the following coding sequences:
- the LOC112803727 gene encoding secreted RxLR effector protein 161-like has protein sequence MFALKNLGKMRYFLGIEAVKFNDSDILLCQIKYIKDLLTKAEMRDAKAVPTPMVSNLKLSAHGEDVHHNPVLYRSIVGGLQHGTITRPEITFAMKKVSQFMHTSLESHWKAVKLILRYLAGTINYGLRFHWFQRTNECRIYGFSDSDWGSDIDDRKSTNKFCVFLGPNLVSWSSRKQNAISRSSTEAEYRGLAAGLTEILWIQNLMSEMKIPYSTTANLYCDS, from the coding sequence ATGTTTGCACTCAAGAATTTGGGAAAAATGAGGTACTTCTTGGGCATTGAAGCTGTAAAATTCAATGACAGTGACATACTCCTATGCCAAATCAAGTATATTAAGGACCTCCTTACCAAAGCAGAAATGCGTGACGCCAAAGCCGTACCAACACCCATGGTCTCCAATCTGAAGCTATCAGCTCATGGTGAGGATGTTCACCACAACCCAGTGCTGTACAGATCCATAGTTGGTGGCCTCCAACATGGCACAATCACCAGACCCGAAATCACATTTGCCATGAAAAAAGTCTCTCAGTTTATGCACACTTCCTTAGAAAGTCACTGGAAAGCAGTTAAGCTTATCCTACGATACTTGGCAGGAACAATAAACTATGGCCTAAGGTTTCATTGGTTTCAAAGAACTAATGAATGTCGAATCTATGGCTTCAGTGATTCAGATTGGGGCAGTGACATTGATGACAGAAAATCTACTAATAAATTCTGTGTATTCCTAGGTCCAAACCTGGTCTCATGGTCAAGCAGAAAGCAAAATGCAATCTCAAGAAGCTCCACAGAGGCAGAGTATCGAGGGCTAGCTGCAGGCTTGACTGAAATCCTCTGGATCCAAAACTTGATGAGTGAAATGAAAATCCCATACTCCACCACAGCAAACCTCTACTGTGACAGCTAA
- the LOC112803728 gene encoding S-protein homolog 5 — protein MELFKTLIISLYMLLTIVICFKNVGGESVDGLYFPPKTVTVRITNRLKDLQLDLHCKDAQSDYGFQTLRVGESWSFQFHPDPLWPTSLYFCSFTWLTDTRLHRFDIYSFRRGDRCRECDWEVHESGCCKVLGNGQLKCFDWKSVGDNNNNLGV, from the coding sequence ATGGAGCTTTTTAAAACCCTTATAATATCACTTTATATGCTATTGACAATAGTTATTTGTTTCAAAAATGTTGGTGGAGAGAGTGTAGATGGATTatattttcctcctaaaacaGTGACAGTTCGAATCACGAACCGTTTAAAAGATCTGCAACTTGATTTGCATTGCAAGGACGCTCAATCGGATTATGGGTTTCAAACACTTAGAGTTGGTGAAAGTTGGAGTTTCCAATTTCACCCTGACCCATTATGGCCTACATCATTGTACTTTTGTAGCTTCACATGGCTCACTGATACGAGGCTACACCGCTTTGATATTTATTCTTTTAGGCGTGGTGATCGATGTAGAGAGTGTGATTGGGAGGTTCATGAATCCGGTTGTTGTAAGGTTTTGGGTAATGGTCAGCTCAAATGCTTTGATTGGAAAAGTGTTGGAGATAACAATAATAATCTTGGTGTGTAA